A region of the Thermoplasmata archaeon genome:
TCAACATCAAAAAAATCAAAGCCATCAATGGCGTTCTAACGATACCTGATGCTCCCCCCGTATTAATCTCTCCTTACCAATTTTAAACCTGTTAATATATAATAACAATGTACTGTTAGTCATTATTTATGTATATGGGATTTTAAACAATTCGTGCAGTAGGACTCAGACGACCACATGCCTCCTGTTTTCCATTATTGACACTGAACCGATATTCCGCCTGCTTTCCATTGCTCTCACCGCTTATTGACCGATACCACACCGTTCATTATGATATGGGAACACCTTTCCGTCAGTTCATCCGACGGCTCCGTCTTCTCTGAGAACACGAAAGCCGCCATCCCGTTGGCCATCGCGACCATGTATTCTATGTCGAACATCAGATGAGGATCATCCTCTACCAGGTGCTGGAAGTTCTCGTTCAGGGCCAGCATTATCATCCCTTCCGGAGTCTTGTACTGCGGAGGCAGATTCGCAGGGCTGTGCGTGTATTCTATGTAGAAACGGGCCTTCAGAGGATTGTCCTTGAGATAGTTGAAATACACTTTCCAAAGGTCCGTCAGATATTGTTTCAAGGCCTCCTTGTCCGTTCCTTCCGGAGGGTCGATGGTCTTGAATGCAGCAGTCACCTCGTCACAGACCATCTTGAAGCAACTCTTCAGAAGATTTGCCCTGTTCTCATAATAATGGACGATCAGAGTCTTACTGCAATCCGCTCCTTTGGCTACAGCATCCAGAGAAAGGGAATCTCCCTTCTCGTGATACAGCTTGATTGTAGCCATCAGTATCTCGTGTTTCTTACTCGTGAGCAACGCCTCCGAACACCATCATATCGTCCTTTTCCCCCTCTAGGTCGTTTAACCCATTATACGATCGCCAATCTGTGTCCCGACCATAACTAGATGGGATCAGATTGCATGAAATCGTTTACCCCGGTCAAATTATTAACAGTATTTAATAACAACCTGAACGCCTGTACAGTGCTGATCTTTAGCGGCAGCCAAGCATACAGATTACGTTCCGCCAGATGCCAATAGCATCGCATTGATGATCTGCACGGATTGCATTACCCCTCGAATGAGAATCATGATGTCTAGATATTCACGGGTCGGTTGCACTCGATCCATTGAGATGGTGATCTTGCCGAATTTGCTGTATATACATTGCCCCGCAGTCAAAAGGGCACCGATACCCGACCCGTGAATGTTCTCCCAATACCATGGACGTATAAAGCCGAGAGCTGTCCAGTTGTTCAGTGACGTCTGTTCGTCCTCGCGGGACGGGTCTGTCCTTCCCGATCATCTGATTGCGCTCTGCAGCCTTCTGCGGTTGTATACGAAAAGCCCGGCCAGCGCCAGCACCAGAACGACTATGTGCTCCAGCATCCCCAGGTTGTTGGGGACCAGGATCAGAACGATGATCGCCACCATCGCGCTGACCATGGTTGTACTGGACATCGTGAACATGTCTGTTATCGTGAGCCTTCTTTCAGTGCTCTTTCTGACTTCTGGAGAATGGTCCCCCATATCGGCGGCCTTCCTGAGATTGCTCACTATCATGTATATGGGCAGATATATGCTGATGAGGTTGATGAGAAGCATCCCGATGCTCCACAACACGGCCGTTCCCCCTATATGCCTCTCTGCCGATTCGGCCAATGCGGGATTGATCAAGACGAAGAGTATCTCGATCAGGATTATCAGGAGCAGGAATATGTAATTCATGACCATCAGCCTCCTGAACTCTTTCTTGGTCCTCCTGGAGGACATTGAGATCCCGTGATACAGGGAGTCGCGAGAACCGTTCACTCTTCTCAAAGCGTCCAATGCACCGGCCGGACAGGCACCCACCATCCTATCCCATATCCTATCCGAAGACCTGGTTATCATGGGGAGGATTATCATCGAGACCAATGCGGCACCTATAACCGTTGTGTAGAACCCTTCGTCTACAACGCCCTGGTCCAATGCCTGCTTAGCGATGATGAAGGCGAATTCCCCCATCGCCACGAGACTTATCGCCGAAATGAACCCGTTACGCGGCGTCTCTCCTCCCAGCCAGTATCCTAGGAAGACTGTCCCTGATTTCAGAAGCGCATAGAGCAAATACAGTCCGATTATGGAAGGCACATTGTCCAACAGCTGATTCAGGGAGATCTCCATACCCACGGAAATGAAGAACATCGACATCAGGACATTCTTCATAGGCTCGAAATTATGATTCAGCTGCTTGTTGCTCCTGCTGGGGGAAATCATCATACCCATGAGGAACGCCCCGATGGCTACGGACAGACCCACTATGTTGGCCAGCAATGCCATTCCGAATGCCATCCCAAGCGATAGGATAAGCAAAACCTCGAAAGACACGTTGTCGGAGATCCAATTCATGAAACGAGGGACGAGTCTCACTCCAGCCACAACGCTTACCACCATGACCGCCATGATGCTGAGGACCATCACCGCCAGACCGACGGAATCCAATTCATTCCCTGACATCATGGGGGTCAGCAATGACAGTATTATGACCTGTCCGATGTCCTCCATTATCGTTATGAGGACGATCGTATCGATATGGTCCTTGTCCAGACGGTTCTGTGTCTTGAGAACGGCCATGACTACCGCCGTACTGGATCCCGATATTATGCCTCCGAGACAAAGACTCTGGACCATATCCAGACCTAACATGGTACCTGCGACCACACCGCCCAGCACCATGGACGGGAGCTGTACCAATGCGACGATGATCGCAAATAGGCCCTGCTTCCGAATCTTCTTGAGATTGATCTCCATCCCGATGCAGAACATCAGTACGATCAACCCCATATCCGACAATACTTCAACTATGATCTGCGATGTTTCATCAACGCTCCAAACGTTGGCGATGATTATGCCGGCTATGAGGTAGCCTATCAGGGGAGGGAGCTTCAGTCTGTTGGAGACCAACGAGCATACGGCAGCGAGCAGGAGAAGGACTGCCATGCTTGTGATTAAAGCTGTCTCGTCCATTAATCAGAATCCTCCTCCCGCCCATATGCTGCATCCCCCAACCTTCAGTATCACTTCATATGCTCAACCCCACTCGACTAGCGATGCGTGATGACATGGAATCGTCATGTGTTGTGCAGAGCAGATGCTGAGGCTATCATTGACTGCTCTACACATTAACTGGACTTAATCCTATCGAAGATACTGTACCGGGGCAGATGCCCCGGAAATAGTTTGACTGTCCTTGATACGCCTCAGAAGGATCTCCTTACCAGGTAGAAGCTCACTGCGGCGACCATAGCAATCGCGATGACGACCAGGATTATTATCAGCAAATTGAAGTCTTCTTCTGACAGCACCGATATGAGCAGTTCTGCAGAGTGCCCGTTGAAATACACCGTAACGGTGGTGTGATCCGCCGTCAGAGGGGTGTGCGGAGCCACACTGAAAGTGAACAGCTCCTCGTTGCCGTCATGACCGATGCTATGCGATGACATGTTGTCAAAGCCTGCAAGGATGACCAGTCCGCTCGGATCGAACGTCTCGCCCTCTGTGTACGTCATCTTGATCGGGGCCTCCTCCACAGCGATACCTATCATGGTTATCGCCTTGAATTCAGCGGTTATGACCATATTGGACATCAGGTTGCAGTCCTCGGTCGACCAAGAAGCGAACATGAACCCTGTGGAAGCCGAAGCCTTCACGGTCAGCATATTGGCTCCGGAACCGATAATCAGAGCATCGCCGTTGACGACCAGCTTTGAATTCAGCGGAACCTTGATCCTTTCATGATCGACCTGTCCTCCCTCCGTCGCTTCAAAGATGATCGTCACCGTGATGATCTGAGGCTTTGGAGTTGGCTTAGGGTTCGGACCGGGAGAAGGCTCGGGATTCGGCTTAGGGTTCGGACCGGGAGAAGGCTCGGAGTTCAGTTCCCATACCGCCTCTACCTTTGCATCGTACTCGAACACGTAGGATTCCGTCACATCGTTGCCTGTCTCGACCTCCTTCCACTTCACGAAGGTGTAACCGTCACGGACCACTTCAGGGAGAGATGACAGTCTACCGTTCTCATCTGTCTCCACGACAGTCTGTGCAGGGCTTCCTCCGTTACCGAGGAAGGTGATTGTATGTACGGCATCAACCTTGGTCTGCGGGAACAGCTCGATGCTTGCCCTGATGTTGCTGATCTCGTAAGGATTGTCTTGACTTCCGCTTCCTGACGCGTTGGCCCACTTCGAGAAGACATATCCGTCCTTCATGAGTACCTCCAGGATCAACTCCGACCCGATGTCGACTTCGAAATTGAAGGATGCAGTTTCGGTCACATAGTCCCCGTTGTTCACCTTGTACCTCACGCCGGATAGTCCCTCGTCGATGATGTGAATGTCTATGCCTATGCGGTCAAGGGGACATGCTGCCGTGACAACTATATCGCCGTCCACGACCCCTTCGTGTATGGTTATGATGCCGGATGAATAACCGAAGTCGGTATCGGAGAGTGTCCTGTTACCCACGGACACCGTCACACTGGCAGGCAGAACATGGTCTGCGTCAGGCAATATCTTTATCTTTATCTCCTTGTGATGCAACGCCCTACCCAGGTCTGTTTCGATACTTCCATCGACGATGTTTCCATCGATGGCGTAGGTCGCGATCTCCTTGAATATGGCGTAATATGTTGTATTGTTGGTGATTTCCACGGATTGCAGATTCTCCTTAAGGATCAGATCCTGAGAGTTGATATCCGCCTGCTTATCTGTATGCCACCCGACGAACTCGTATCCGGTTGTTCCGACTAAATCCCTAACAGGGTCGTTTCCGTCGTATTTGGGAGCTTGCTTGAATTGAACGGGTTCATCGGTTTCCAAGAGGTCATCTCCGTTGAACCATTCGACGGTCGACACACCTCCGTAGTAGGTGTTACCGTTCTCCATTTCAGAGATGCTGTACACAACCTTGCGCTCATCTCCTGGAGTCTCCGATACCTTCTTCGATACATGGTCTAAGAGCAGCCCTACGGATGGCCTAGACGCATCCGTCGCGCTCGAATAGGTCATAGCAGCACGATAGATTCCTCCTGTAGCGCCATTCGTGTCGCTGGTCAGAAGAAGGGTCCCGATACGGGTGTTGTCACCTGAGACAAAGAAAGAGGTCCCAACATCGGCCGTGGATTTTCCAGCCATATAACCTACTGTCCCGCCGCTGATGGTTAAATCGCTGGCGAAGGCAAAGATATCTGCAGTGTACTGGAAATATCCGTCACTCATCACGTCGTTATTATTTCCTTCAACGCATCCTCCGAGCATTTTGAAGGTCGAATTATACAACGAAATCCCTGCCCCGTAGCATTCATAAATACTGTTGGATTCAGTGCGTCCGTTGGTAATAAGGCCACTTTCCAGTACGAGATTTGCAGATAGAGAGAGTACACACCTATACATCCCTTTACCGTCGATTGTGGGTCCAGCGAGCGTAAGGGTCGGGATATTTATCGCTCCTTGATTGGATAGTATCATGGCGCCATCGTTCAAGAACGCATCGTTGATGGCAGGAGTTATTGTGAAACCTCCCTTCAAAGTTATGGTCTTCGTCACGCGCAGAGGCTCGGGCAAGACGGAGTCCATCAGAAGCATAAGGACATTCTTACTGTCATCGGCAGCATCATGTGCATCCTGGATGCTTCCGTATCCGGTGACGCGACCCGTTTCGAGAAGCAGAACCACATCTCCGCTGTGGTACTCACCAAAGGAAGGGTTGTCCAGTATATTGGACGGACGTGGGTCGAAAGTTCCCCCGTTGTTCGATGTCTCCATCATTAATTTGCCGAGTGTTCCGCTGTTGTATACGAGTGTGGAAAGTGCATCGCCGTATGGATAATCGAGGTAAGCTGAATCGATAATGCCCCCATTGATGGTGATCTTGCCCTTCTTTTGTCCTCCCTCAGTCGAATGCTGGAATAGAGAACCGATTGTACCGCCGTTGATCCAGCCCTCTGCACCGGATCCGTTGAAGACATCGGTCGCATACTTGTAGCGAGTTTCGGGACCAGACAGATTATTGCCTGATATCTCCCCGCCGTTCATGACGAATTGCCCCATATATGAGTTGAAGACACCGGCCCCTCTGTCAGGCAGCATTCCGTTCGTGATCTTGGCTGAATTGATTGTGAGCGATATATGATAGCCTACAGTTCCTCCCCTCGTCTCGTTATTAATCACTCTGCACTTACCGTTCGCATCGATGGTGAGAATGGGCGAAGACGTGCTCT
Encoded here:
- a CDS encoding TetR/AcrR family transcriptional regulator, encoding MATIKLYHEKGDSLSLDAVAKGADCSKTLIVHYYENRANLLKSCFKMVCDEVTAAFKTIDPPEGTDKEALKQYLTDLWKVYFNYLKDNPLKARFYIEYTHSPANLPPQYKTPEGMIMLALNENFQHLVEDDPHLMFDIEYMVAMANGMAAFVFSEKTEPSDELTERCSHIIMNGVVSVNKR
- a CDS encoding cation:proton antiporter, with the translated sequence MDETALITSMAVLLLLAAVCSLVSNRLKLPPLIGYLIAGIIIANVWSVDETSQIIVEVLSDMGLIVLMFCIGMEINLKKIRKQGLFAIIVALVQLPSMVLGGVVAGTMLGLDMVQSLCLGGIISGSSTAVVMAVLKTQNRLDKDHIDTIVLITIMEDIGQVIILSLLTPMMSGNELDSVGLAVMVLSIMAVMVVSVVAGVRLVPRFMNWISDNVSFEVLLILSLGMAFGMALLANIVGLSVAIGAFLMGMMISPSRSNKQLNHNFEPMKNVLMSMFFISVGMEISLNQLLDNVPSIIGLYLLYALLKSGTVFLGYWLGGETPRNGFISAISLVAMGEFAFIIAKQALDQGVVDEGFYTTVIGAALVSMIILPMITRSSDRIWDRMVGACPAGALDALRRVNGSRDSLYHGISMSSRRTKKEFRRLMVMNYIFLLLIILIEILFVLINPALAESAERHIGGTAVLWSIGMLLINLISIYLPIYMIVSNLRKAADMGDHSPEVRKSTERRLTITDMFTMSSTTMVSAMVAIIVLILVPNNLGMLEHIVVLVLALAGLFVYNRRRLQSAIR